One genomic region from Anabaena sp. PCC 7108 encodes:
- a CDS encoding type II toxin-antitoxin system VapC family toxin gives MYLLDTNHCSRIIFGEPHLIQELQFHGDKGVTTSVIVRGELLYMAVKSEQRDANLQRIQSFLNTIDLYPINLSISNIYGDLKGKLVNTFGPKEKSERRKFNIQTLGFGDNDLWIAATAIHYSLTVVSTDNDFQRIQQVYNFALESWV, from the coding sequence ATGTATCTCCTAGACACTAATCATTGTAGTCGGATTATCTTTGGTGAACCTCATCTTATTCAAGAACTACAATTTCATGGCGACAAAGGTGTTACTACTAGCGTTATTGTCCGTGGAGAACTGCTTTATATGGCAGTCAAATCTGAACAAAGAGATGCAAATTTGCAAAGGATTCAATCTTTTCTAAATACGATAGACCTTTATCCTATTAATTTATCAATCTCAAATATTTACGGTGATCTTAAAGGTAAACTTGTTAATACATTTGGACCTAAAGAAAAAAGTGAACGGCGGAAATTTAACATTCAAACTCTCGGCTTTGGGGATAATGATCTTTGGATAGCGGCTACTGCAATTCACTACAGTCTTACTGTAGTCTCAACAGACAATGATTTCCAACGTATCCAGCAAGTCTATAATTTTGCTTTAGAATCTTGGGTTTAA
- a CDS encoding DMT family transporter, whose protein sequence is MTRQRKRHLSIPKIPGQIYLWLAILIFGASSAVTRKLTQIGAQHFIDGRNPISLCNVLFVGNLCALIVLLLIYGRQCNKATLQQLSKKDWYLLTTVAILSGAIIPGLVFQALAITRVNNIILIGRLEPPLTMALSVWLLRERVNRWDVMGALAAFVGVTLTILLQPPGAAMMNMGGVGVGIGELLVTFAALISVVSTIIVKGWLAHIPLGIFSIFRTALGTVVFFFLALILYGRDHFKDVLSPFLWQWMLVYGGVIVVLGQSFWLKGLRASTVSEASLAGSFTPIVGILAAYLVLGEAPTVAQYIGGSLVLVGIFLSQIGIRLQSNRKNTSKKVNSLPAEQEVETGMGFKGI, encoded by the coding sequence GTGACCAGACAGAGAAAAAGACATCTTTCCATCCCCAAAATTCCAGGTCAAATCTATCTCTGGCTGGCAATTCTGATTTTTGGAGCCTCTAGTGCAGTTACCCGCAAACTAACGCAAATCGGCGCTCAACACTTCATCGATGGTCGAAATCCAATTTCTCTGTGTAATGTTTTATTCGTAGGTAATCTCTGCGCTTTAATAGTTCTGTTACTAATTTATGGACGACAGTGCAATAAAGCGACTTTGCAGCAACTGTCAAAAAAAGATTGGTACTTACTAACAACGGTAGCTATTTTATCTGGAGCCATTATTCCCGGCTTAGTTTTTCAGGCATTAGCAATAACAAGAGTCAACAATATCATTTTGATTGGCCGCTTGGAACCACCGTTAACTATGGCTTTATCAGTGTGGTTACTGCGGGAACGGGTGAATCGTTGGGACGTTATGGGAGCCTTGGCTGCATTTGTTGGTGTCACCCTCACTATTCTCCTTCAACCACCAGGAGCAGCGATGATGAATATGGGAGGTGTAGGAGTTGGTATTGGCGAACTATTAGTAACATTCGCTGCCTTGATTTCTGTAGTTTCCACAATTATTGTCAAAGGATGGCTTGCCCATATCCCCCTAGGAATCTTCAGTATCTTTCGTACGGCTCTAGGAACTGTAGTATTTTTCTTCCTGGCTTTAATTCTCTATGGCCGCGACCACTTTAAAGATGTATTATCACCTTTTCTGTGGCAGTGGATGCTTGTTTATGGTGGCGTAATTGTCGTCCTAGGTCAATCATTTTGGCTTAAAGGCTTGAGAGCTTCTACAGTCTCAGAGGCTTCCTTAGCCGGCTCTTTTACCCCCATTGTCGGTATTCTAGCAGCTTACTTGGTACTGGGAGAAGCCCCTACCGTAGCTCAATATATCGGTGGTAGCTTGGTTTTGGTTGGTATATTCTTGAGCCAGATTGGGATCAGACTTCAGAGCAATCGCAAAAATACATCTAAAAAAGTAAATTCTCTTCCAGCAGAACAAGAAGTAGAAACTGGAATGGGATTTAAGGGCATATAG
- a CDS encoding aromatic ring-hydroxylating dioxygenase subunit alpha: MIDNNNLLLRNLWYYALPSCLLKPGKMVARIFLGEPVLLMRSQDGKVSAVRDICPHRAVPLSCGRFDGQEVECCYHGWRFDPAGHCVTIPSLLPEQYTDLSRFNVQSYPIHETQGNIWIYMSDGDKSQPHASEMEVPIVPGFAAEQQPQLVEVMRFPCFIDHAVTGLMDPAHSPYVHRVWWWRSGELHEEVKQFDPSPYGFTVRRHKLSENMENMSRLYWLVGGGIPEVEISFRLPGVRIEEITFGKHRLCNLTAVTPISETETEVNFVLYGMPSWLTVFKPLIHVLARKFLGQDQTIVAKQQIGLKYDPVLRLIKDSDMQAQWYYQLKREFARATSEKREFVNPVKSVLLRWFA; this comes from the coding sequence GTGATAGATAACAACAACCTTTTATTACGTAATCTTTGGTACTACGCACTACCTAGTTGTCTGCTCAAACCAGGTAAAATGGTTGCCCGGATTTTCTTAGGAGAACCAGTGCTACTGATGAGAAGCCAAGATGGTAAAGTTTCTGCTGTGCGCGATATTTGTCCTCATCGGGCTGTACCCTTGAGTTGTGGTCGATTCGATGGGCAAGAAGTAGAATGCTGTTATCACGGTTGGCGTTTTGACCCGGCTGGACATTGTGTCACAATTCCATCTTTATTGCCTGAGCAATACACAGATTTAAGTCGCTTCAATGTGCAATCATATCCTATCCATGAAACTCAAGGCAATATTTGGATATATATGTCCGATGGGGATAAATCTCAACCCCATGCTTCAGAAATGGAAGTTCCCATAGTTCCAGGTTTTGCTGCTGAACAACAACCCCAACTAGTTGAGGTAATGAGGTTTCCTTGCTTTATTGATCATGCGGTAACAGGTTTAATGGACCCTGCTCATTCTCCCTATGTACATCGGGTATGGTGGTGGAGAAGCGGAGAACTACATGAAGAAGTCAAACAATTTGATCCTTCACCTTACGGGTTTACAGTCCGACGACATAAGTTGTCAGAGAATATGGAGAATATGAGCCGATTATATTGGTTAGTAGGTGGTGGTATTCCGGAAGTAGAAATTTCTTTTCGTTTACCTGGTGTGAGAATAGAAGAGATTACCTTTGGTAAACATCGACTTTGTAATTTGACCGCAGTTACACCAATTTCTGAGACAGAAACTGAAGTGAATTTTGTTCTTTATGGAATGCCTTCTTGGTTAACTGTATTCAAACCTTTAATTCATGTACTAGCACGGAAATTCCTGGGACAAGACCAAACAATTGTAGCAAAGCAGCAAATTGGACTTAAATATGATCCAGTGCTGCGATTAATTAAAGATTCAGATATGCAAGCCCAATGGTATTACCAGTTAAAACGGGAGTTTGCTCGCGCAACATCTGAAAAACGGGAATTTGTCAATCCTGTTAAGAGTGTTTTACTGCGATGGTTTGCTTGA
- a CDS encoding alpha-amylase — protein sequence MPQINSTMMQYFHWYIDPDLILWNDVKNKAQELADAGFTALWLPPAYKGIAGGYDVGYGVYDMYDLGEFDQKGTIRTKYGDRQQYLDAIQALQKQGLQVYADTVLNHRLGGDESEVAKATPFSHNNRLNPKGEPHDINAYTHYTFPGRQGKHSDFQWHWWHFDAVDYDDYSQEQNTIYLFDGKKFDDYVALEKGNFAFLMGCDVDFQSQEVREEITRWGEWYLDTTGIDGFRIDAVKHISAWFFPQWLDQLKEYVGKDLFAVGEYWEDDITSLHWYLDTVENKMSLIDVPLHFNFHRASKSGGDYDMRCILDGTLMQERPTQAVTFVENHDSQPLQALESTVEPWFKPLAYALILLRGEGYPCVFYADYYGAEYEDKGRDGNDYKIFMPSHRWLIDKFLYARQNLAYGPQYDYFDDQNVIGWTRLGDTEHPKGLAVVMSNGSGGSKWMEVGKPNAKFYDLTEQIKEPVYTGEEGWAEFPCQGGSVSVWIQD from the coding sequence ATGCCCCAAATCAACAGCACAATGATGCAGTATTTTCACTGGTATATCGATCCCGATTTAATCCTGTGGAATGATGTAAAAAACAAAGCTCAAGAATTAGCTGATGCAGGTTTTACGGCTTTGTGGCTACCACCAGCCTATAAAGGAATAGCAGGTGGTTATGATGTGGGATATGGCGTATATGATATGTACGACTTGGGCGAATTTGATCAAAAAGGCACAATTCGCACTAAATATGGCGATCGCCAACAGTATTTAGATGCTATTCAAGCACTTCAAAAACAGGGTTTACAAGTCTACGCAGATACTGTACTCAATCACAGACTGGGAGGAGATGAGAGCGAAGTCGCTAAAGCCACACCATTCTCCCATAATAATCGGCTTAATCCCAAAGGTGAGCCACACGATATCAATGCTTATACCCATTACACATTTCCCGGTCGTCAAGGCAAACATTCCGACTTCCAGTGGCATTGGTGGCACTTTGATGCTGTAGATTATGATGATTATTCCCAAGAGCAAAATACTATCTATTTATTTGATGGTAAAAAATTTGATGATTATGTCGCTTTAGAAAAAGGTAATTTTGCCTTTTTGATGGGATGTGATGTGGACTTTCAATCCCAGGAAGTCAGAGAAGAAATAACTCGTTGGGGTGAATGGTATCTTGACACTACGGGAATTGATGGTTTCCGTATAGATGCAGTTAAACATATTTCCGCTTGGTTCTTTCCTCAATGGTTAGATCAACTCAAGGAATATGTGGGCAAAGATTTATTTGCAGTGGGTGAATATTGGGAGGACGATATCACCTCATTGCACTGGTATCTCGATACTGTTGAGAACAAAATGTCCTTAATTGATGTTCCTCTCCACTTCAATTTCCACCGTGCTAGTAAATCAGGTGGTGACTATGATATGCGGTGCATTCTTGATGGGACATTAATGCAGGAACGACCCACTCAAGCTGTCACTTTTGTGGAAAACCACGACTCCCAACCATTGCAAGCTTTAGAATCAACTGTTGAACCTTGGTTTAAACCTTTGGCTTATGCTTTGATTCTTCTCCGTGGCGAAGGTTATCCTTGCGTATTCTATGCTGACTATTATGGTGCAGAATATGAAGACAAGGGCAGAGATGGCAACGATTACAAGATTTTTATGCCTTCTCATCGTTGGTTAATTGACAAATTTCTCTATGCTCGTCAGAATCTTGCTTATGGTCCACAATATGACTATTTTGATGACCAAAATGTAATTGGCTGGACAAGACTAGGAGATACAGAACACCCCAAAGGGCTGGCTGTAGTTATGAGTAATGGATCTGGTGGTAGTAAATGGATGGAAGTTGGTAAACCTAACGCCAAATTTTACGATCTGACTGAACAGATTAAAGAACCTGTTTATACGGGTGAAGAGGGTTGGGCTGAGTTCCCTTGTCAAGGTGGCTCAGTTTCGGTGTGGATTCAAGATTGA
- the argF gene encoding ornithine carbamoyltransferase, whose amino-acid sequence MAALIGRDLLGLADLSSTELQELLELATLLKSQQLKLQCNKVLGLLFSKASTRTRVSFTVAMYQLGGQVIDLNPNVTQVSRGEPVQDTARVLDRYLDILAIRTFAQQELETFADYAKIPVINALTDLEHPCQVLADLLTIQECFGTLAGLTLTYVGDGNNVANSLMLGCALVGMNVRVAFPSGYAPDAEIVEKARTIANNKTEVVLTHDPEAAAKGASVLYTDVWASMGQEAEADNRLPIFQPYQISENLLSLADPAAIVLHCLPAHRGEEITEEVIEGSQSKVWDQAENRLHAQKALLASILGAK is encoded by the coding sequence ATGGCAGCATTGATCGGACGAGATTTATTAGGTCTGGCGGATCTGAGTTCTACTGAACTGCAAGAACTTCTAGAATTGGCAACTCTGCTTAAGTCGCAACAGCTAAAGTTGCAATGTAATAAAGTGTTGGGTTTGTTATTCTCTAAAGCTTCAACTCGCACGAGAGTAAGCTTTACAGTGGCGATGTACCAACTGGGTGGACAGGTAATCGATCTTAACCCCAATGTGACTCAGGTGAGTCGTGGAGAACCTGTACAGGATACAGCCAGAGTGTTGGATCGTTATCTGGATATTTTAGCAATTCGCACTTTTGCCCAGCAGGAGTTGGAGACTTTTGCTGATTATGCCAAAATTCCTGTGATTAATGCCTTGACAGATTTAGAACATCCTTGTCAGGTTTTAGCTGATTTATTGACAATTCAAGAATGTTTTGGGACTTTGGCTGGTTTAACTTTGACTTATGTGGGTGATGGGAATAATGTCGCTAATTCTCTGATGTTGGGTTGTGCATTGGTGGGAATGAATGTGCGGGTGGCTTTTCCGTCGGGATATGCACCAGATGCAGAAATTGTGGAAAAAGCGAGGACAATAGCTAATAATAAAACTGAAGTTGTTCTCACTCATGATCCAGAAGCAGCTGCTAAAGGTGCATCTGTACTTTACACTGATGTTTGGGCAAGTATGGGACAAGAGGCAGAAGCTGATAATAGATTGCCAATTTTTCAACCTTATCAAATTTCTGAAAACTTATTAAGTCTTGCAGATCCAGCGGCAATTGTTTTACACTGTTTACCAGCCCATCGTGGTGAAGAAATTACTGAGGAAGTAATCGAGGGTTCTCAATCAAAGGTTTGGGATCAGGCAGAAAACAGATTACACGCTCAAAAGGCTTTACTGGCTAGTATTTTAGGGGCTAAGTAG
- a CDS encoding AAA family ATPase: protein MKLTSIKLCNFRSFYGKTPEITLAGGDVRNTTMIYGSNGAGKTSILNAFTWVLYEKFSAAFASTEQLVNKRAIAESQPSQPVECWVEVGWEHESNRYRATRGCRVYKNESDFIEAGKTQLKIQVAGDDGKWYFPLQQAEEIITQILPASLHQYFFFDGERIEEIVRSDNKAEIAEAIRTFLGVEVIELSIKHLKDAKKSLETDLKNIGDAETKQLLTQQEKQELEIDNINKRQTEINQELEYQQTFKKEVSNKLRELSAVKELQERKQNLESQRDSLREELKKTRENLKKVISARGYTVLLSETTAKFREIFTDLKQRGELTVGISREFLDELLQSGRCICGADLREGTHTHFHVKNIMRKAGSSTVEETAIRMSAQVDEIDKQAISFWEEADREQARIQQLRENLNQVELELAGIQEQLRKDPNEEISSLQKRLDEIEAKIDELNREQGANQQELSHLKTDIDALFKQISKQKQNEEKQSLAQRRINATQDAIERLSEVKNRQENQFRLQLEQRVQEIFSDMSFTPYVPKISEKYELSLVENTTGIEAPVAASTGENQILSLSFIASIIDKVRDWSEKRKMMMVPDSSTFPIVMDSPFGSLDANSRRHIARTIPKLANQLIVLVTKTQWRVEVEEEIADKIGKEYVLVYYSSKPNCEQDFIELGRERYALVRQSLNGFEYTEIVEVER from the coding sequence ATGAAGCTAACTTCAATTAAATTATGTAATTTTCGTTCCTTTTATGGAAAAACCCCAGAAATAACTTTAGCTGGTGGAGATGTTCGCAATACTACGATGATTTATGGTAGTAATGGCGCAGGTAAAACCAGTATTTTGAATGCGTTTACCTGGGTATTATATGAAAAATTTAGTGCTGCGTTTGCGTCAACAGAACAGTTAGTAAATAAACGCGCAATTGCAGAATCTCAACCTAGTCAACCTGTAGAATGTTGGGTAGAAGTTGGTTGGGAACATGAAAGTAATCGTTATCGTGCTACTCGTGGTTGTCGGGTTTATAAAAATGAAAGTGATTTTATTGAAGCTGGTAAAACTCAGTTAAAAATTCAAGTTGCTGGAGATGACGGAAAATGGTATTTTCCCCTTCAGCAAGCTGAGGAAATCATTACTCAAATTTTACCAGCAAGTTTACATCAATATTTTTTCTTTGACGGTGAACGCATTGAAGAAATTGTGCGTTCTGATAACAAAGCAGAAATTGCAGAAGCAATTAGGACTTTTTTAGGTGTGGAAGTAATTGAACTTTCTATCAAACATCTGAAAGATGCTAAAAAGAGTTTAGAAACTGATTTGAAAAATATTGGTGACGCGGAAACTAAACAGTTATTAACTCAGCAGGAAAAACAAGAACTGGAAATTGACAATATCAATAAACGTCAAACAGAAATAAATCAAGAGTTGGAATATCAACAAACTTTTAAAAAGGAAGTTAGTAATAAGTTACGAGAATTGAGTGCTGTTAAGGAATTACAGGAAAGAAAGCAAAACTTAGAATCACAAAGGGATAGCTTACGGGAAGAATTGAAGAAAACACGGGAAAATTTAAAAAAAGTTATTTCCGCACGAGGTTATACAGTTCTATTATCGGAAACTACAGCTAAATTTCGGGAAATATTTACAGATTTAAAACAACGTGGTGAATTGACAGTGGGAATTTCGCGGGAATTTTTAGATGAGTTATTACAATCAGGACGTTGTATTTGTGGTGCAGATTTAAGGGAAGGTACTCATACTCATTTTCATGTTAAAAATATAATGAGAAAAGCAGGTTCTTCGACAGTGGAAGAAACCGCAATTAGAATGAGCGCACAAGTTGATGAAATTGACAAACAAGCAATTTCATTTTGGGAAGAAGCGGATAGGGAACAAGCACGAATTCAACAGTTACGGGAAAATCTTAATCAAGTTGAACTGGAATTAGCGGGTATTCAAGAACAACTGCGAAAAGATCCGAATGAGGAAATTAGCAGTTTACAAAAACGTCTTGATGAAATTGAAGCGAAAATTGATGAATTAAATCGAGAACAAGGTGCAAATCAACAGGAACTCTCTCACCTCAAAACTGATATTGATGCTTTATTTAAACAAATATCTAAGCAAAAGCAAAATGAAGAAAAACAATCTTTAGCACAGCGTCGCATTAATGCTACTCAAGATGCAATTGAACGTTTATCGGAAGTTAAAAATCGTCAAGAAAATCAGTTTCGTCTGCAATTGGAACAGCGGGTACAGGAAATTTTCTCAGATATGTCTTTTACTCCATATGTTCCTAAAATTAGCGAAAAGTATGAGTTGAGTTTGGTGGAAAATACGACGGGAATTGAAGCACCAGTCGCAGCTTCTACAGGAGAAAATCAAATTCTCAGTTTATCTTTTATCGCTAGTATTATTGATAAGGTGCGCGACTGGAGTGAGAAACGGAAAATGATGATGGTTCCTGATAGTAGCACTTTTCCCATTGTCATGGATTCTCCTTTTGGAAGTTTAGATGCTAATTCTCGTCGTCACATTGCGAGAACTATTCCTAAGTTAGCAAATCAGTTAATCGTTTTAGTAACTAAGACTCAATGGAGGGTGGAGGTTGAGGAGGAAATTGCTGATAAAATTGGGAAGGAATATGTGTTGGTTTATTATTCTTCTAAACCTAATTGTGAACAGGATTTTATTGAGTTGGGTAGGGAAAGATATGCTTTGGTTCGACAGAGTTTGAATGGTTTTGAATATACTGAAATTGTTGAGGTTGAACGGTAG
- a CDS encoding type II toxin-antitoxin system VapC family toxin → MSGILIDTGPIVAILSSADNHHKICVETLKKLSPPLLTTWPVITESQYLLRKNKKALQGLFHAFSGGLFALEELPSESLPWLENFLTKYDDINSQIADASLMYVAEQKNIDTIFTLDRRDFFIYRFSNKEAPKIIPTML, encoded by the coding sequence ATGAGCGGCATTCTCATTGATACAGGTCCCATTGTTGCCATTCTTTCTTCAGCCGATAACCATCATAAAATCTGTGTTGAAACGCTTAAAAAACTCTCCCCACCTCTTCTTACTACATGGCCTGTGATAACCGAATCTCAGTATCTTCTGCGGAAGAATAAAAAAGCTCTCCAAGGATTATTTCATGCATTCTCTGGAGGATTATTTGCGCTAGAAGAGTTACCTTCTGAATCACTACCTTGGCTAGAAAATTTTCTTACAAAATACGACGATATAAATTCTCAGATTGCTGATGCCAGTCTTATGTATGTAGCAGAGCAAAAAAACATTGACACTATTTTTACTCTAGACAGAAGAGACTTTTTTATTTACCGTTTCAGTAATAAAGAAGCGCCAAAAATCATTCCTACAATGCTGTAA
- a CDS encoding GxxExxY protein, whose translation MNREGAKSAKEEGMKKEEGRMRELGDEVERLAYAVIGAAIEVHRVLGAGFLERVYQEALCCELRLRGIPCKPKYLVAINYKGNLIGEGELDFLVGDILVVELKAVEKLAPIHEAQVISYLKMTNNRLGLLINFNVPILKEGIKRVILSS comes from the coding sequence ATGAACCGCGAAGGCGCGAAGAGCGCGAAGGAAGAGGGAATGAAGAAGGAAGAGGGAAGAATGAGGGAGTTGGGTGATGAGGTGGAGAGATTGGCTTATGCGGTGATTGGTGCGGCTATTGAGGTCCATCGGGTGTTGGGAGCGGGGTTTTTGGAAAGGGTTTATCAGGAAGCTTTATGTTGTGAATTGCGTTTGCGGGGGATACCTTGTAAACCTAAATATTTAGTAGCAATAAATTATAAAGGTAATCTTATTGGTGAGGGTGAATTAGATTTTTTGGTTGGTGATATTTTAGTTGTTGAATTGAAAGCTGTAGAAAAATTAGCTCCCATTCACGAAGCTCAAGTTATTTCATATCTAAAAATGACAAATAACCGTCTCGGACTCCTCATAAACTTTAACGTCCCCATCCTCAAAGAAGGAATAAAACGAGTCATCCTCTCTTCTTAA
- a CDS encoding DNA phosphorothioation system restriction enzyme: protein MYITQTPVQKLPSFSLKLPYVGEKKGSYHVKQPLPGCPKMPLSLQLRGYQREAITSWFANNGRGTLKMATGSGKTITALAIACELYQQIGLQVLLVVCPYRHLVSQWARECEKFNLEPILAFENLRTWQGQLSTQIYNLRSGSQGFVTVITTNSTLIGDGFQSQLKYFPAKTVIIGDEAHNLGAPRLEESLPRNVGLRLALSATPERYFDDGGTESLFDYFGSVLQPEFSLQDAIAQGALVHYLYYPVLVELTEAESIAYLKLTKKIGRSLLYRERDHGDIGDFEDNEDIKSLLIQRARLIGTAENKLTALRELMETRKDTSHTLFYCSDGSPETGQRSSLRQLKAVSKILGVELGYKVSTYTAQTSLEERETLRCQFESGELQGLVAIRCLDEGVDIPAIQTAVILSSSGNPRQFIQRRGRVLRPHPGKDRATIFDMIILPPDLDRETIEVERNLLKKELRRFVEFADLADNAGEARMKLLALQKRYGLLDI from the coding sequence ATGTATATAACGCAAACACCAGTGCAGAAATTGCCTTCTTTCTCTCTCAAGTTACCTTATGTGGGCGAGAAAAAGGGCAGTTATCACGTTAAGCAGCCATTACCGGGATGTCCAAAAATGCCTTTATCTCTGCAATTGCGGGGATATCAGCGTGAAGCTATTACTAGCTGGTTTGCTAATAATGGTAGGGGAACTTTAAAAATGGCTACTGGTAGTGGTAAGACTATTACTGCACTGGCTATTGCTTGTGAATTGTATCAGCAGATTGGGTTACAAGTCTTGTTGGTGGTTTGTCCCTATCGTCATCTTGTCAGCCAATGGGCTAGAGAATGTGAGAAATTTAACTTGGAGCCGATTTTGGCTTTCGAGAATTTACGTACTTGGCAAGGTCAACTATCAACGCAAATTTATAATCTGCGTTCTGGTTCTCAAGGTTTTGTGACGGTAATTACCACTAACTCGACTTTAATTGGTGATGGTTTTCAGTCGCAACTTAAATATTTTCCGGCTAAAACTGTAATTATTGGTGATGAAGCCCATAATTTGGGCGCACCTAGGTTAGAGGAAAGTTTACCTCGGAATGTGGGGTTGCGACTGGCTTTATCTGCGACTCCAGAAAGGTATTTTGATGATGGGGGGACAGAATCTTTATTTGATTATTTCGGTTCTGTTCTCCAACCTGAGTTTAGTTTACAGGATGCGATCGCACAAGGAGCTTTGGTACATTATCTTTATTATCCCGTTTTGGTAGAATTGACAGAGGCTGAAAGTATTGCCTATCTTAAGTTAACCAAAAAAATCGGCCGCTCATTATTATATCGAGAACGAGATCATGGTGATATTGGCGATTTTGAAGACAACGAAGATATCAAATCTTTATTAATACAACGTGCTAGGTTAATTGGTACAGCAGAAAATAAATTAACAGCTTTACGGGAATTAATGGAGACTCGCAAAGACACAAGCCATACTCTATTTTATTGTAGTGATGGTTCTCCAGAAACCGGACAACGTTCATCTTTGCGTCAACTCAAAGCTGTTTCTAAAATTTTGGGGGTAGAATTAGGTTATAAAGTCAGCACCTACACCGCACAAACTTCTTTAGAAGAAAGAGAAACTTTACGCTGTCAATTTGAAAGTGGAGAATTGCAAGGTTTAGTTGCTATTCGTTGTTTAGATGAAGGTGTGGATATTCCCGCTATTCAAACTGCGGTAATTTTATCAAGTTCAGGAAATCCCCGTCAATTTATCCAACGTCGCGGACGAGTTTTGCGTCCTCATCCAGGTAAGGATAGGGCAACTATATTTGATATGATTATTTTACCTCCAGATTTGGATAGAGAAACTATCGAAGTAGAAAGGAATTTGTTAAAGAAGGAATTACGGCGTTTTGTGGAATTTGCTGATTTAGCAGATAACGCTGGGGAAGCTAGGATGAAGTTATTGGCTTTACAAAAGCGATATGGTTTGTTGGATATTTGA
- a CDS encoding ribbon-helix-helix protein, CopG family → MKEERITICIDEQEHSLLSSLSLRENKTESEIVREALRMYFQSVGSQMSCYDLAKDLGIIGVAGDMPSDLSTNTDYLEEFGK, encoded by the coding sequence ATGAAAGAAGAACGTATTACCATCTGTATTGATGAACAGGAACACTCTCTTTTAAGCAGTCTCTCCCTCCGGGAGAATAAGACTGAATCGGAGATAGTGCGAGAAGCACTGAGAATGTATTTTCAATCTGTAGGTTCTCAAATGTCCTGTTACGATTTGGCTAAGGATTTAGGAATCATTGGTGTTGCTGGAGATATGCCATCTGACTTAAGTACCAACACAGATTATTTAGAGGAGTTTGGCAAATGA
- the lexA gene encoding transcriptional repressor LexA, producing MERLTEAQQELYEWLTEYIRMNQHSPSIRQMMQGMNLKSPAPIQSRLEHLRNKGYIEWKEGKARTIRVLRSVKLGVPILGTIAAGGLIEPFTDAVEHLDLANLSLPAHSYALRVAGDSMIEDLIADGDVVFLRPVAEPNQLKNGTIVAARVEGHGTTLKRFYRHDDLVTLKPANPKYNPIEVPAMQVQVQGSLIGVWRDYN from the coding sequence ATGGAAAGGCTAACAGAAGCTCAACAAGAATTATACGAATGGTTGACAGAATATATCCGAATGAATCAGCATTCGCCTTCTATTCGTCAAATGATGCAAGGAATGAACCTGAAGTCACCAGCACCGATTCAAAGCCGTTTGGAGCATTTACGCAATAAGGGATATATTGAATGGAAAGAAGGTAAGGCGCGAACGATTCGGGTTTTGCGTTCTGTTAAGCTAGGTGTGCCGATTTTAGGAACTATTGCTGCTGGGGGATTAATTGAACCTTTTACGGATGCTGTAGAACATTTAGACTTGGCTAATTTATCATTACCTGCCCATAGTTATGCTTTGCGGGTTGCTGGTGATAGCATGATTGAAGATTTGATTGCTGATGGTGATGTGGTATTTTTGCGTCCGGTAGCAGAACCCAATCAGTTAAAAAATGGAACTATTGTGGCAGCTAGAGTTGAAGGACATGGTACAACATTAAAACGTTTTTATCGTCATGATGATCTGGTGACTCTCAAACCGGCAAATCCTAAGTACAATCCCATTGAAGTACCAGCAATGCAAGTACAGGTACAAGGTTCTTTAATTGGTGTTTGGCGGGATTATAACTGA